DNA from Rhodoligotrophos defluvii:
CATCCTCGATGCGGCGCGCCTGACGGAGCGCGTTGAAATCGTCATAGAGGATGGTGTCGAGGGTCGCGGGCTCGTGCGGATCGTTGGTGAACCGGCTCATCCAGATGCGGTCCGCCACCAGCAGGTGGTTGAGCGTGCCGTGCATCGAGCCGAAGAAAGCGCCGCGGTCGGCCCGGTAGTCCTGATCCGACAAGCCGGAAGCCGCTTCAAACAGACGCTCATTTGCCCACGCATTGTAGTCGGCAAGCATGACCAGCCACGATTTCATGATACTCCCCGATGGAACGCCTGACCTCGACACCCTGCTGCCGGCTCGTTCCGAATTGGCCGGACGGCGCCGAGAACAGCTGTCGTCAGCATAAGGCGTTCGCGCCGGCGGGTACAAGACACCTCGCCGGCCCGCGCCTTTTCGGCGTACCGGCCGAATACGGGCGCAGCCTTATTCCGCCGCCGCCTCGGCCTGGTTGCCGTAGACCCGCTGCGCCAGCGCTGCTTCGAGGAACTGATCGATCTTGCCGTCGAGCACCCCGGCCGTATCGCTGGTCTCGACCCCTGTTCTGAGATCTTTCACCATTTGGTAGGGCTGCAGCACGTATGAGCGGATCTGGTGGCCCCAGCCCACATCGGTCTTCTGCGCGTTCTGCGCATTGGCCGCCTCCTCGCGCCGCTTGAGCTCGGCTTCATAGAGCCGGGCCCGCAGCATCTGCCAGGCGGTGGCCCGGTTCTTGTGCTGCGACCGCTCCATCTGGCACTGCACCACGATGCCGGTGGGGATATGGGTGATGCGCACGGCGCTGTCGGTGGTGTTCACATGCTGCCCGCCCGCCCCCGACGCGCGATAGGTATCGATTCGGCAGTCGCTCTCGTTGACGTCGATCTCGATCGTCTCGTCGATCACGGGGTACACGCCGACAGAGGCGAAGGACGTGTGGCGGCGGGCATTGGAATCGAAGGGCGAAATGCGCACCAACCGATGCACGCCCGATTCGGACTTGAGCCAGCCATAGGCGTTGTGGCCCTTGATCTGGAAGGTCGCCGATTTCAGGCCCGCCTCCTCGCCGGCATGGGCCTCGATGGTCTCCACCTTGAAGCCGTGCGCCTCGGCATAGCGGAGATACATGCGCGCCAGCATCTCCGCCCAATCCTGGCTTTCGGTGCCGCCGGCGCCGGAATGGACCTCGAGATAGCAGTCGTTGTGGTCCGCCTCGCCCGAGAGCAGCGTCTCGATCTGGCGCTTGGCCACCTCGTCCCGCAAATCGGCGAGCGCCG
Protein-coding regions in this window:
- the prfB gene encoding peptide chain release factor 2 (programmed frameshift) gives rise to the protein MRAEVQKLVDEIQQSLALLRRHLDWEKALRRLDELNAAAEDPKLWDDPQRAQGLMRERQQLEDQIKAVRGLEQSLTDNVELIALGEEEGDETVVTDAEAALADLRDEVAKRQIETLLSGEADHNDCYLEVHSGAGGTESQDWAEMLARMYLRYAEAHGFKVETIEAHAGEEAGLKSATFQIKGHNAYGWLKSESGVHRLVRISPFDSNARRHTSFASVGVYPVIDETIEIDVNESDCRIDTYRASGAGGQHVNTTDSAVRITHIPTGIVVQCQMERSQHKNRATAWQMLRARLYEAELKRREEAANAQNAQKTDVGWGHQIRSYVLQPYQMVKDLRTGVETSDTAGVLDGKIDQFLEAALAQRVYGNQAEAAAE